A window of Longispora fulva contains these coding sequences:
- a CDS encoding YqjF family protein, producing MVEPVTRLAPRPLRGTILAQGWRDLTMLHWPVDPAAVAPLLPRGTVPDTLDGVTYVGLVPFRMVGVSLGPWPPVPYLGTFAETNVRLYSVDAAGRRGVVFRSLEAARLVPVLAARWVFRLPYMWAAMRIRRDGDTVAYETRRRWPGPVGVGGRVVVRIGDRMAGPSPVEEFLTARWGLHVDWHGRTAYLPNAHEEWPLHRAELVELSDGLVAAAGLPGVAGPPVSVLWSPGVRARFGRPLGAAARRVGDAA from the coding sequence ATGGTCGAGCCCGTCACCCGCCTCGCCCCCCGGCCCCTGCGCGGCACGATCCTCGCCCAGGGCTGGCGGGACCTGACGATGCTACACTGGCCGGTCGACCCCGCCGCGGTCGCGCCGCTGCTGCCCCGGGGCACCGTCCCCGACACCCTCGACGGCGTGACCTACGTCGGGCTGGTGCCGTTCCGGATGGTCGGGGTGAGCCTGGGCCCGTGGCCGCCGGTGCCGTACCTGGGCACGTTCGCGGAGACCAATGTCCGGCTCTACTCGGTGGACGCGGCCGGCCGGCGCGGCGTGGTGTTCCGTTCACTGGAGGCGGCCCGGCTCGTCCCGGTGCTGGCGGCAAGGTGGGTGTTCCGGCTGCCGTACATGTGGGCGGCCATGCGGATCCGGCGCGACGGGGACACCGTGGCGTACGAGACGCGGCGGCGGTGGCCCGGGCCGGTCGGGGTGGGCGGCCGGGTGGTGGTGCGGATCGGGGACCGGATGGCCGGGCCGAGTCCGGTGGAGGAGTTCCTGACCGCGCGCTGGGGGCTGCACGTGGACTGGCACGGGCGGACGGCGTACCTGCCGAACGCGCACGAGGAGTGGCCGCTGCACCGGGCGGAGCTGGTCGAGCTGTCCGACGGGCTGGTCGCGGCGGCCGGGCTGCCGGGGGTGGCGGGGCCGCCGGTCAGCGTGCTGTGGTCGCCGGGGGTGCGTGCGCGGTTCGGCCGGCCACTGGGGGCCGCCGCGCGCCGGGTCGGGGACGCGGCGTAA
- a CDS encoding ABC transporter permease: MIDALASEWLKIRTIRSMFWALLAAAALTVGIGMLASSGTEPGSEIASSVSDNLAGVIMGQLAICVFGALAATSEYATGMIRTSLSVLPVRGRMLTAKALVVTAVGLVAGLVISFLSYAVGQSVTRVPAGLGDPGVLRAVLGGGLYLGVLGLFAFGIGMIVRHSAAAITTAIGAVLILPVASLALGDAGVTFRKWWPSQAGQSIMQVTTSPESLAPWAGFGVFAAGTAAVLTGAWLLFSRRDA; encoded by the coding sequence ATGATCGACGCGCTCGCCAGCGAATGGCTGAAGATCCGCACCATCCGCTCGATGTTCTGGGCGCTGCTGGCCGCCGCCGCGCTCACCGTCGGGATCGGCATGCTGGCCTCGTCGGGCACCGAGCCCGGCTCCGAGATCGCCTCCTCGGTCTCCGACAACCTGGCCGGCGTCATCATGGGCCAGCTCGCGATCTGCGTGTTCGGCGCGCTGGCGGCGACGTCGGAGTACGCGACGGGCATGATCCGCACCTCGCTGTCCGTGCTGCCGGTCCGGGGCCGGATGCTCACCGCCAAGGCCCTCGTGGTGACCGCCGTCGGTCTGGTCGCCGGTCTGGTGATCAGCTTCCTGTCCTACGCCGTCGGACAGTCCGTGACCCGGGTGCCCGCCGGCCTCGGCGACCCGGGCGTGCTCCGCGCGGTGCTGGGCGGCGGCCTCTACCTGGGCGTTCTCGGCCTGTTCGCCTTCGGGATCGGCATGATCGTGCGGCACTCGGCCGCCGCGATCACCACGGCGATCGGCGCGGTGCTGATCCTGCCGGTCGCATCGCTGGCCCTCGGCGACGCCGGTGTCACGTTCCGGAAGTGGTGGCCCAGCCAGGCCGGCCAGAGCATCATGCAGGTCACGACATCCCCCGAGTCGCTGGCTCCGTGGGCGGGTTTCGGGGTGTTCGCGGCGGGCACGGCGGCCGTGCTGACCGGGGCGTGGCTGCTCTTCTCCCGCCGCGACGCCTAG
- a CDS encoding RCC1 domain-containing protein, protein MLSRSRPLVGVLIGALATAAALTTAPAAHAATLTPSVVREFGYDHILNTSGGYHTPTVRPELAGARAFATGDNFTVALMADGTLMSWGYNTYGQLGDGTYTSHATPVVVKKVSGAVAIAAGPDYAIALLSNGQLRVWGNSLQGQLGTVGVKFPTPVRYTLPQVAKSVAIGYDHVLVALADGSVLGWGGNEWGQLGNGTMDPNDNRVVTPVPVTGLTGVVAVTAGRHASFARRSDGTVWKWGVELGPSGEYANATPVQMPGLTGAVSVSVSYYYGMALMPDGTVRAWGDNYSGFLGDGTTTSTNDPVTVLGLTGVTQIDSGTYHTVALRNDGTVWAWGSNYYGTLGDGTTNSRSLPAQVTGMPAATAVFADAYLTFVVSTS, encoded by the coding sequence GTGCTCTCCCGTTCCCGGCCGCTGGTCGGGGTCCTGATCGGCGCCCTGGCCACGGCGGCGGCGCTCACCACCGCCCCGGCCGCCCACGCCGCCACGCTCACGCCCAGCGTGGTCCGCGAGTTCGGCTACGACCACATCCTCAACACGAGCGGGGGGTACCACACCCCGACCGTGCGTCCGGAGCTCGCCGGCGCCAGGGCCTTCGCCACCGGGGACAACTTCACCGTCGCCCTGATGGCCGACGGCACCCTGATGTCCTGGGGGTACAACACCTACGGCCAGCTCGGCGACGGCACCTACACCTCCCACGCCACCCCGGTGGTCGTCAAGAAGGTCTCCGGCGCCGTGGCCATCGCCGCCGGCCCCGACTACGCCATCGCCCTGCTGTCCAACGGCCAGCTGCGGGTGTGGGGCAACAGCCTCCAGGGCCAGCTTGGCACGGTCGGGGTGAAGTTCCCGACTCCGGTGAGGTACACCCTGCCGCAGGTCGCGAAGTCGGTCGCCATCGGCTACGACCACGTCCTCGTCGCCCTCGCCGACGGCAGCGTCCTCGGCTGGGGCGGCAACGAATGGGGCCAGCTCGGCAACGGCACGATGGACCCGAACGACAACAGGGTCGTCACCCCCGTCCCGGTCACCGGCCTCACCGGTGTCGTCGCCGTGACCGCGGGCCGGCACGCCAGCTTCGCCCGGCGCTCCGACGGCACGGTGTGGAAGTGGGGCGTGGAACTCGGCCCGTCCGGGGAGTACGCGAACGCCACGCCGGTGCAGATGCCCGGTCTCACCGGTGCCGTCTCCGTGTCCGTCAGTTACTACTACGGCATGGCCCTCATGCCGGACGGCACGGTGCGCGCCTGGGGCGACAACTACAGCGGGTTCCTCGGTGACGGCACCACCACGTCCACGAACGACCCGGTCACGGTCCTCGGTCTGACCGGCGTCACCCAGATCGACAGCGGCACGTACCACACGGTCGCCCTGCGCAACGACGGCACCGTATGGGCCTGGGGCAGCAACTACTACGGCACCCTCGGCGACGGCACCACGAACTCCCGCAGCCTTCCGGCCCAGGTCACGGGCATGCCGGCGGCGACGGCGGTGTTCGCCGACGCGTACCTCACCTTCGTCGTGTCCACCAGCTAG
- a CDS encoding ABC transporter ATP-binding protein: MIVAEHLTKRYGPKVVVDDLSFTVEPGRVTGFLGPNGAGKSTTMRMVLGLDRPTAGRVTVEGRPFAEAEVPLNTVGALLDAKAVHGGRTARNHLRVLARANGIPRQRVEEVLDMVGMADTAKKRIKGFSLGMGQRLGIAAALLGEPRTLMFDEPVNGLDPEGIRWIRDFLRARAAEGRAVFVSSHLMSEMQDTADHLIVIGRGKLVADCSMAEFIERSSRNHIRVRTPESVRFGQVLQNTGATVEPDGDALAVTKLPIEIIGELAARHGVTLHELAPRSASLEQAFMELTHDAVEYRATIGGTA, from the coding sequence ATGATCGTCGCTGAGCACCTCACCAAGCGGTACGGCCCGAAAGTCGTGGTGGACGACCTGTCGTTCACGGTCGAGCCGGGCCGGGTCACCGGATTCCTCGGGCCCAACGGGGCGGGCAAGTCCACCACCATGCGCATGGTCCTGGGCCTGGACCGGCCCACCGCCGGCCGGGTCACGGTCGAGGGCAGACCGTTCGCGGAAGCCGAGGTGCCCCTGAACACGGTGGGCGCACTGCTGGACGCCAAGGCCGTGCACGGCGGCCGGACGGCCCGCAACCACCTGCGGGTGCTCGCCCGCGCGAACGGGATCCCCCGGCAGCGGGTCGAGGAGGTCCTCGACATGGTCGGGATGGCCGACACGGCGAAGAAGCGGATCAAGGGCTTCTCCCTGGGCATGGGCCAGCGGCTCGGCATCGCGGCCGCGCTGCTCGGCGAGCCCAGGACCCTGATGTTCGACGAGCCGGTCAACGGCCTGGACCCGGAGGGCATCCGGTGGATCCGGGACTTCCTGCGGGCCCGGGCGGCCGAGGGTCGCGCAGTGTTCGTGTCCAGCCACCTGATGAGCGAGATGCAGGACACCGCCGACCACCTGATCGTCATCGGCCGGGGCAAGCTGGTCGCGGACTGTTCGATGGCCGAGTTCATCGAGCGCAGCTCGCGCAACCACATCCGGGTCCGTACCCCGGAGAGCGTCCGGTTCGGGCAGGTGCTGCAGAACACCGGCGCGACCGTCGAACCGGACGGGGACGCGCTCGCCGTCACGAAGCTGCCGATCGAGATCATCGGCGAGCTGGCCGCCCGGCACGGCGTCACCCTGCACGAGCTCGCGCCCCGGTCCGCCTCCCTGGAGCAGGCGTTCATGGAGCTGACCCACGACGCGGTCGAGTACCGCGCGACCATCGGAGGCACGGCATGA